One genomic region from uncultured Tateyamaria sp. encodes:
- a CDS encoding cytidine deaminase — protein MDELKEAALAVRENAHAPYSNFKVGAALRAGDGTVFVGCNVENVAYPEGTCAEAGAIAAMVAAGQGRIVEAYVVAGSPMPVTPCGGCRQKLAEFGAGDVTVTMATTGGVEQVMTLAELLPGAFGAAHMDGDA, from the coding sequence ATGGACGAGTTGAAAGAGGCGGCGCTGGCAGTGCGCGAGAACGCGCATGCGCCCTATTCGAATTTCAAGGTGGGTGCCGCTTTGCGTGCGGGCGACGGCACCGTGTTTGTCGGCTGCAACGTGGAAAATGTGGCCTACCCCGAAGGCACCTGTGCCGAGGCGGGTGCCATCGCGGCCATGGTTGCCGCCGGTCAGGGCAGGATCGTTGAGGCCTATGTCGTGGCGGGCAGTCCGATGCCTGTCACCCCGTGCGGCGGGTGCCGTCAGAAGCTGGCCGAATTCGGTGCGGGCGACGTGACCGTGACCATGGCCACCACCGGCGGGGTCGAGCAGGTGATGACCCTGGCCGAGTTGCTGCCCGGCGCGTTCGGAGCCGCACATATGGATGGCGACGCATGA
- a CDS encoding thymidine phosphorylase: protein MSDARTIIAKLRGRQTPSRDELAWFAQGLADGSVTDAQAGAFAMAVCLNGLGDVGRVALTIAMRDSGQVLDWDLGGPVLDKHSTGGVGDCVSLVLAPALAACGAYVPMISGRGLGHTGGTLDKLDAIPGVSTQLSERRFRDVVSRAGCAIVGATAHVAPADKRLYAVRDVTATVESMDLITASILSKKLAAGLEGLVLDVKVGSGAFMKSAEEARALADALVKTANAAGCKTTALITDMSQPLAPSLGNALEVAEVMRVLTGAAQGPLLEICAALGGVLLANGGLAEDVQDGADAIVAAVADGRAAERFGAMIAAMGGPLQFTENWARFLPEATVIREVTAQGAGHVTSIDGEALGLAVVGLGGGRQVEGDVINPAVGLSEVVRLGTQLRKGQPLCVIHAARPADADRAEAAVRAAITLGSVAPALPDLIVERIG from the coding sequence ATGAGTGACGCCCGCACCATCATTGCGAAGCTGCGCGGCCGGCAAACGCCGTCGCGGGACGAATTGGCCTGGTTTGCGCAGGGACTGGCCGATGGCAGCGTCACGGACGCGCAGGCCGGGGCGTTTGCCATGGCCGTGTGCCTGAACGGGTTGGGGGATGTGGGCCGGGTGGCCCTGACCATTGCCATGCGTGACAGCGGGCAGGTTCTGGACTGGGATCTTGGGGGGCCGGTTCTGGACAAGCATTCCACCGGGGGCGTCGGGGATTGCGTGAGCCTGGTTCTGGCCCCGGCCCTTGCCGCGTGCGGGGCATATGTGCCGATGATTTCGGGCCGGGGGCTGGGTCATACCGGCGGCACGCTGGACAAGCTGGATGCCATTCCCGGCGTGTCCACGCAACTGAGCGAGCGGCGGTTTCGGGATGTGGTGTCCAGGGCGGGATGCGCCATTGTGGGGGCCACCGCCCATGTCGCCCCCGCCGACAAGCGCCTGTATGCGGTGCGGGATGTGACCGCCACGGTCGAGAGCATGGACCTGATCACCGCGTCGATCCTGTCGAAGAAGCTGGCGGCGGGGCTGGAGGGCCTGGTGCTGGACGTCAAGGTCGGCTCCGGGGCCTTCATGAAAAGTGCCGAGGAGGCGCGCGCGCTGGCCGATGCCTTGGTCAAGACCGCCAATGCGGCGGGGTGCAAGACCACGGCCCTGATCACGGACATGTCGCAGCCCTTGGCGCCGTCCCTTGGCAATGCGCTTGAGGTGGCCGAGGTCATGCGGGTGCTGACCGGTGCGGCGCAGGGTCCGTTGCTGGAAATCTGCGCTGCCTTGGGTGGTGTGTTGCTGGCCAATGGCGGCCTGGCCGAGGATGTGCAGGACGGGGCCGATGCCATTGTCGCTGCCGTGGCCGATGGCCGTGCAGCCGAGCGCTTTGGCGCGATGATTGCCGCCATGGGCGGACCGCTGCAGTTCACCGAGAACTGGGCGCGGTTCCTGCCCGAAGCGACCGTCATTCGCGAGGTGACGGCGCAGGGGGCCGGGCATGTCACGTCCATCGATGGAGAGGCTCTGGGCCTGGCCGTGGTCGGCCTGGGCGGGGGGCGTCAGGTGGAAGGTGATGTGATCAACCCCGCCGTCGGCCTGTCCGAGGTGGTGCGGCTGGGCACGCAGCTGCGCAAGGGTCAGCCCCTGTGTGTGATCCATGCCGCCCGCCCTGCCGATGCCGACCGGGCCGAAGCAGCGGTGCGGGCTGCCATCACGCTTGGCTCCGTTGCGCCCGCGCTGCCTGACCTGATAGTCGAGCGGATCGGCTGA
- a CDS encoding phosphopentomutase: protein MPRAFLVVMDSVGIGGAPDAGAYFNGDVPDSGANTVGHIAAACAAGQAEEGRSGPLHVPHLQALGLFDAMACANGDACDAGPWGVATELSRGKDTPSGHWELAGVPVPWDWHYFPDVRPAFPPEVVKAVCAAAGVDALLGNCHASGTAIIAEHGAAHVRTGYPICYTSADSVFQIAAHEVHFGLDRLLDLCRAVAPMLHEMRVGRVIARPFVGTDGAFERTVNRRDFAITPPAPILANWVQEAGHRVYGVGKVGDIFSMQGFDEVRKGTDADLMEHLSDLVHGAEDGSLTFANFVEFDSLYGHRRDVAGYARHLEWFDARIGQLIPHLRGGDLLVLTADHGNDPTWVGTDHTRERVPVLVQGGDGAPLGLIGFQDVARLVAVHLGVPPR from the coding sequence ATGCCCCGCGCCTTTCTTGTTGTCATGGATTCCGTGGGCATTGGCGGTGCACCGGATGCGGGGGCGTATTTCAACGGCGACGTGCCCGACAGCGGGGCCAATACGGTGGGCCACATTGCCGCCGCCTGTGCCGCGGGTCAGGCCGAAGAGGGGCGCAGCGGGCCGCTGCATGTGCCGCATCTGCAGGCACTGGGCCTGTTTGACGCGATGGCCTGCGCCAATGGCGACGCCTGCGATGCGGGTCCGTGGGGCGTTGCGACCGAGTTGTCGCGGGGCAAGGATACCCCGTCGGGCCACTGGGAACTGGCGGGCGTGCCGGTGCCGTGGGACTGGCACTATTTCCCCGATGTCCGCCCGGCCTTTCCGCCGGAGGTCGTGAAGGCCGTGTGCGCGGCGGCAGGTGTCGATGCCCTTTTGGGCAATTGCCATGCCTCTGGCACCGCCATCATCGCGGAACACGGGGCTGCGCATGTACGGACGGGGTACCCCATTTGCTACACCTCTGCTGATTCCGTGTTCCAGATCGCGGCGCATGAGGTGCATTTCGGGTTGGACCGCTTGCTGGACCTGTGCCGCGCGGTTGCGCCCATGCTGCACGAGATGCGGGTGGGCCGCGTGATTGCCCGCCCCTTTGTGGGCACGGATGGCGCGTTCGAGCGCACCGTGAACCGGCGCGATTTTGCGATCACCCCCCCGGCCCCGATCCTGGCCAACTGGGTTCAGGAGGCCGGGCACCGCGTTTACGGTGTGGGCAAGGTGGGTGACATCTTTTCCATGCAGGGCTTTGACGAGGTGCGCAAGGGCACGGATGCCGACCTGATGGAACATCTGTCGGACCTGGTGCACGGGGCAGAGGACGGCAGCCTGACCTTTGCCAATTTCGTGGAGTTCGACAGTCTGTATGGTCATCGTCGGGATGTGGCGGGTTATGCCCGGCACCTGGAGTGGTTCGATGCCCGGATCGGGCAACTGATCCCGCATCTGCGCGGCGGCGACCTTCTGGTGCTGACCGCCGATCACGGCAATGACCCGACCTGGGTCGGCACCGATCACACCCGCGAGCGGGTGCCCGTGCTGGTCCAGGGGGGCGACGGCGCGCCCCTTGGCCTGATCGGATTTCAGGACGTGGCCCGCCTGGTGGCCGTGCATCTGGGCGTGCCACCGCGATGA
- the upp gene encoding uracil phosphoribosyltransferase: protein MSEHLTVVEHPLVQHKLTIMRDKATPTAVFRQLLREISQLLAYEVTRGLPMTTKRIETPMQAMDAPTLDGKKLALISILRAGNGLLDGVLELIPSARVGFVGLYRDEETLEPVEYYFKVPEALEDRLVIAVDPMLATGNSSAAAIDKLKEAGATNIRFLCLLAAPEGIARMKAAHPDVPIVTAAVDDRLNDIGYIVPGLGDAGDRMFGTK, encoded by the coding sequence ATGTCCGAACACCTGACCGTTGTTGAACACCCGCTTGTGCAGCACAAGCTGACCATCATGCGCGACAAGGCCACGCCCACGGCCGTGTTCCGGCAGCTGTTGCGCGAGATTTCGCAGCTTTTGGCCTATGAGGTGACGCGGGGCCTGCCGATGACCACGAAGCGGATCGAGACGCCCATGCAGGCGATGGATGCCCCCACGCTGGACGGCAAGAAGCTGGCCCTGATTTCGATCCTGCGGGCCGGCAACGGTCTGCTGGATGGCGTGTTGGAGTTGATCCCGTCGGCCCGTGTCGGCTTTGTCGGGCTTTACCGTGATGAAGAGACGCTGGAGCCGGTCGAATACTATTTCAAGGTGCCGGAAGCGCTGGAGGACCGGCTGGTGATTGCAGTCGATCCGATGCTGGCCACCGGCAATTCATCGGCGGCGGCCATCGACAAGCTGAAAGAGGCGGGGGCCACCAATATTCGCTTTCTGTGTCTGCTGGCCGCGCCGGAGGGAATCGCCCGGATGAAGGCCGCGCATCCGGATGTGCCCATTGTCACGGCCGCCGTGGATGACCGCCTGAATGACATCGGATATATCGTTCCGGGCCTGGGCGATGCGGGCGATCGGATGTTTGGCACCAAATAG
- a CDS encoding SPOR domain-containing protein — translation MMRFTRIAAFAVLAASLSVGTGSAQTLRNGQTPAEFPPASFKGTQYVDSNGCVFIRAGIDGNVTWVPRVNRQRRLICGQTPSLSANAAAAARVTPRQSAPGVEQITVSPPAAETAATQAPAPAPRPTVRTTQAAPAPAAPAPAPRVTVQRPAAAPAPRVQAPIATPTPAPAAQARTQVPAPAPAPRRTVTAERAAPSCAGGTSVSSRYINSGQYGPVRCGPQQVVRAPAGTAATPPVATAPRAPVRMATATAPASGVAGPTTRLVPRHVFEQRALKRPASIPEGYVPVWEDDRLNPRRAEQTLNGIAQTRLAWTDTVPRRLIDRRTGRDVTATVPLVFPYTDIDTQERNLGTVTIVRRDGQIMKRVQRKTRAKARTPVVSTKSAPAPVVAKPVRAAPNATAKASATRRYVQVGTFGVPSNAQAAAQRIVRAGLPARIGKVTRGGKSYQVVLAGPFASSADLSQGLKRSRAAGFSDAFVR, via the coding sequence ATGATGCGTTTTACCAGAATTGCAGCCTTTGCTGTGCTTGCGGCGTCGTTGTCTGTTGGAACCGGGTCCGCGCAGACCTTGCGCAACGGGCAGACACCGGCCGAGTTTCCGCCCGCGTCCTTCAAGGGCACGCAGTACGTTGACAGCAACGGCTGTGTGTTCATCCGGGCCGGTATTGACGGCAATGTCACCTGGGTGCCGCGCGTGAACCGTCAGCGACGGCTGATCTGCGGCCAGACCCCGTCCCTGTCGGCCAATGCCGCCGCGGCCGCCCGCGTGACCCCGCGCCAGTCGGCGCCGGGGGTCGAGCAGATCACGGTGAGCCCTCCGGCCGCCGAAACGGCAGCCACGCAAGCCCCCGCGCCGGCACCGCGCCCGACCGTGCGGACAACCCAAGCCGCGCCAGCCCCGGCTGCACCTGCCCCGGCACCGCGCGTGACGGTCCAGCGTCCGGCCGCTGCCCCGGCGCCGCGGGTGCAAGCGCCCATCGCAACGCCGACACCGGCCCCGGCGGCGCAGGCCCGCACGCAAGTCCCGGCGCCAGCCCCGGCCCCTCGTCGCACCGTGACCGCCGAACGCGCCGCACCGTCCTGCGCGGGCGGCACGTCGGTCAGCAGTCGCTATATCAATTCCGGCCAATACGGCCCTGTGCGCTGTGGCCCGCAGCAGGTGGTGCGCGCGCCTGCAGGCACCGCGGCGACACCGCCGGTCGCGACCGCCCCCCGCGCACCCGTGCGCATGGCAACTGCCACAGCCCCCGCATCCGGCGTGGCTGGTCCCACCACCCGGCTGGTGCCGCGCCATGTGTTTGAACAGCGCGCCCTGAAGCGGCCCGCAAGCATTCCCGAAGGCTATGTGCCTGTTTGGGAGGATGACCGGTTGAACCCCCGGAGGGCCGAGCAGACGCTGAACGGCATTGCCCAGACCCGCCTGGCCTGGACCGACACGGTCCCGCGCCGCCTGATTGACCGCCGGACCGGGCGGGATGTCACCGCCACGGTGCCGCTGGTCTTTCCCTACACCGATATCGATACCCAAGAGCGCAATCTGGGCACCGTCACAATTGTGCGTCGCGACGGCCAGATCATGAAACGCGTGCAGCGCAAGACCCGCGCCAAGGCCCGCACGCCCGTTGTGTCAACGAAATCCGCCCCCGCCCCCGTGGTTGCCAAACCGGTCCGAGCCGCGCCGAACGCGACAGCCAAGGCGTCCGCGACGCGCCGCTATGTGCAGGTGGGGACCTTTGGCGTGCCATCGAATGCGCAGGCCGCCGCGCAACGGATTGTGCGTGCCGGGCTGCCTGCAAGGATCGGCAAGGTGACCCGTGGCGGCAAATCCTACCAGGTGGTTCTGGCGGGGCCTTTCGCGTCTTCCGCGGACCTGTCACAGGGTCTGAAACGCAGCCGGGCGGCTGGATTTTCCGACGCGTTCGTCCGCTAG